Within Epilithonimonas zeae, the genomic segment AGTTTTGATGTCAAAGCTTTTATCTGCAATAGAAGAAATCGTATTTTTATCATTTTCCAAAGCAATTAAAGTATAGACTAATTCTACTTTTTCTTTAGAAAACAAATCATCAAAATTGGAAACGTTCTCTGATGGGGTAGAGGAATTCAGGTCAAACTGATTCGGGTTTTTGTTATCATAATAATTATTGAAGATTTTATCAAAAGTATCTTTGTTATAACTTTTCTCAAATTCATTCTTAAAAGTATTGAGGTCTAATTTTGATTTAGGCTTTTCATATTGAACATTGGAGAAAATTTTCGAGGTCAGTTTTTCTTCCGTTAAATCTATATTTTTGAATAAAGTTCTTGCGGAGCTATTATCAGAATTTTTTATGATATTTAGCTGTTGCAGTTTAGCAACTCTATCTTCGGTAGAAGGGTGGGAAGCCCATTGATTTTCTATTACTAATTTGGATTTGTTAAACAGTCCGGCTTCAGAGATTTTTACAACAGGTAGATCATATTTCAGTTCCAGTTCACTTTCTTTTGCTAAAAAATTCATTACGAAATTTTGTTCTTTGTAAATATTTTTGCTGGTTTGGCTTTCTTCGATTTTGCTGTTATAAAAATCGATTACAGAACTGTAAGAATTGCCCGCTAAGTCTAGCCTAAGAAGTGATTCTTCCAAAGCAATCGAACCAGCAATGTTGGCAGCTACTTCATCTGCGTGAAACTCCATTTCTCTGGAAAGTGCCATATGACGGATGTTGACGAACGAGTACATCTTCCTGAGAATCCATTGGATGGCTTGCGTTATTTTTATTGCCAACTCAGCAAATAAGGCAAAATAGCCACTCGCATTCGCCCAACCTTGAACTGTGTTTCTGTAAGATTCATCTTCGTTCACTAAGTTGAAAATGATTTGATTTACATTATAGACATAACTTCCAACTTTCATAGAACGTTGAGAAAAATGTCCGAATTCGTGCGCCAAAATCGCTTTCAGTTCTTGTTTTGTACAAGCATTGACAAGTCCAATACCAATAATCAGATTTTTTTTGATGGGCAGAAACATACTCCAAAAACTGGAATCATAGAAAACGCTGGCGTTCACATCGTAAGCCAGATAAACTTTTTTTGGAAAATCTGTTCCAGCTTCTTTCACGATTTCGTCTATCATTTGAAAGAGTTGAGGTTCGTCATTTCTAGTGATTTCTGTAAGGTCACTTCTGTCTGTAATGTGTTTTTTGAAAAGAAATTTGATTAAGAAATAAGAAATCAAGATTCCTAAACTGGCGAGTCCAATTCCTATCATCACAGTAAAAAACATAGGTTTGATACTAATCAACCATAGTCCAGTTGCGATGCATCCAATTGTTAAAGTAATCGCAGAAAGAAATAATAAAATGTAAACAATGATGAATAAAATAATAGCAATAATTGCTGAAGTAGTTTTCCGCTTGAAATCTGAAGAAACTTGTACAAACATAATTGAATGGTAATTAATTTTCAATAAAAATAAGAATTGAACAGTAATTTTCAGAATATATCGAATTAATTATTTCAGAAATTCCAATAAAAAACCGCTCAGAAAAATCTGAACGGTTCATTTATTATTTGCCTCGGTCGCTGACCATTACATCATTCCTGGCATTCCGCCTCCCATTGGCATTGCAGGTTCGTCTTTCTTAACTTCTGTGATAACACATTCAGTTGTTAAAAGCATTCCTGAAACAGAAGCCGCATTTTCTAGAGCAACTCTTGTTACTTTAGTTGGGTCAATGATTCCAGCTTCTAGCATATTCACATATTCATCAGTTTTAGCATTGTAACCAAAGTCGGCAGTTCCTTCTGCAACTTTAGCAACGATTACAGAACCTTCACCTCCTGCGTTAGCAACGATTTGTCTCAATGGTTCTTCGATAGCTCTTTTTACGATTTTGATACCTGTCGTTTCGTCAGCATTGTCTCCTTGGAAGTTAAGCGCAGAAACAGCTCTTACCAAAGCAACACCACCACCAGCAACAATCCCTTCTTCAACCGCAGCTCTTGTTGCGTGAAGAGCATCATCAACTCTGTCTTTTTTCTCTTTCATTTCAACTTCAGAAGCAGCACCTACATAAAGTACAGCAACACCACCAGCTAATTTAGCTAATCTCTCCTGAAGTTTTTCTTTGTCATAGTCAGAAGTAGTTGTTTCCATCTGAGCTTTGATTTGAGAAACTCTACCTTTAATTTGAGCTTCGTCACCACCTCCATTCACGATAGTTGTATTGTCTTTGTCAATTACTACTTTCTCAGCAGTTCCTAACATTTCGATAGTTACGTTTTCCATTGTGAAACCTCTTTCTTCAGAGATTACAGTTCCACCAGTCAGGATTGCGATATCTTCCAACATTGCTTTTCTTCTGTCACCAAAACCTGGTGCTTTTACGGCAGCAATTTTAAGAGAACCTCTTAACTTGTTTACCACCAAAGTTGCCAAAGCTTCACCTTCAACTTCTTCAGAAATAATTAATAAAGATTTTCCGCCTTGTGCAACTGGCTCAAGAACTGGCAATAATTCTTTCATAGAAGAGATTTTTTTCTCAACCAAAAGAATATAAGGATTATCTAATTCTGCAACCATCTTCTCAGGATTAGTTACAAAATAAGGCGATTGGAAACCTCTGTCAAACTGCATACCTTCTACAACATCCACAGTTGTATCGATACCTTTTGCTTCCTCAACAGTTATTACACCTTCTTTCCCAACTTTTCCAAAAGCTTCCGCGATTAATGAACCAATAGTTTCGTCATTATTAGCAGAAACAGAAGCAACTTGTTTGATTTTATCTGTAGAATCTCCAACAGCTTGAGATTGAGATTTCAAGTTTTCAACCACTGCAGAAACTGCTTTGTCGATACCTCTCTTCAAATCCATTGGGTTGGCGCCAGCTGCTACGTTTTTAAGGCCTTCTCTTACGATTGCCTGTGCCAAAACAGTTGCGGTTGTAGTTCCGTCTCCTGCGATGTCATTGGTTTTAGAAGCCACTTCTTTCACCATTTGAGCACCCATATTTTCTACTCTGTCCTCTAGTTCGATTTCTTTTGCCACGGAAACTCCATCCTTAGTTACGTGTGGAGCACCGAAAGATTTTTCGATGACTACGTTTCTACCTTTTGGTCCCAAAGTTACTTTTACTGCATTAGCCAATGCGTCAACACCTCTTTTTAGGGCGTCTCTTGATTCTATATCGAATTTTATTTCTTTTGCCATTTTTTGTTGTATTAATGTACGTTGTACAATTTATTTTACGTTTTACAAATTTTTAACCAATGATTCCAAGTAAGTCACCTTCTTTTACAATCAAGTAATCTTTACCTTCAAATTTCAACTCGGTTCCAGAATATTTTCCATAAAGAACTTTGTCGCCTACTTTTACAGTTGTTGGCTCATCTTTTTTACCTAGGCCAACTGCAACTACAGTTCCTTCTTGTGGTTTTTCTTTCGCAGTGTCTGGGATAATCAATCCAGATGCAGTTTTCGTTTCAGCTGGAGTTGGTTCTACCAAAACTCTGTCTGCTAATGGTTTAAAATTTACTGACATAATAAGTATATAATTTTAATGTTATTCTGCTTCCTACATCTCCAACAATGTGCCAATGACTATACAAAGGGGAAGATGGATGGTGGAAGTTAAATTTTGGCAGTATTTATTTGGCGATGTGAAATTTTGGCAGAAAAAAAGTTTACCGATTGGGTAAATTTTATATGGTAAAATTTTATTATTCCATTATCATTTTCCTTCCACCAGCATTGATTTCTTGCTTAATCACTTTTCGTGTAATCATATCAATGTAGTAAGTGCTCTCAGCTTTTCTATCCTGGATATCATCAGTTGATTTCACAATCCAAACTTTTTTGCCATTATATTCAGATTTCTCAACTTTTTCTATGTAAGCTTTGATAATACCTTTTTTAGCTGTCGGATTATAATCGAAAATAGAAATTTCTGCCGTATAATTTTCTGCTAAAGGTAAAAACCGAATCATGGCGGGATAACTATTACTATCAAAATAAGGCAAAGTCGTCGCCTCATCAATTATATCTTTTTTCTGAGTTTTCTTATCAAGATAATACCCAGTCGCTTTGTTTTTATTAAATGTAATCGACATATCTCTCATCGAATTAAATGACGAATGATAAACCGGCTGGAAATTTGAGATTTTAACAATAGTAGAATCAACCCAAGCTTCGGGCGACTGTTTCATCTTGACGGTCGTTTTTATCAGAAGGTCTTTTTTATTTAATTTCTTAAAGTCGGTGGTTACTTTGCCAATTTCAAATTTTGAACCAGCGTTTTCCATTGTCCAGCTTACTTCCGATGATTCATCTTGGATATACTTTGGATCAAGCTTAATATTAGTTGGTGAAAGAAGGTTTTGTGCTGAAAAAAAATTGGTACTACCAATTATTAAAAGGATAAGAAATGTTCTCATATTTTTTAATAATATGTAGTACCAAATGTGATATAGTTACAGCAAGCTGAGCTTACTTCAATCTAATTTCCGAACCAAAGATTTTCACCTTCCAAAAACAAAGGTGTTTCAAAATTATTGGTAAACAAACTTCCGGTGCCTAAACCTTGTGGCATCGGATTTTTTTTGGTGTAAGTGTATTGGGCAATTGCATTCAGTCCAATATTACTTTCAAGAGCTGAGGTAATCCACCAACCGATATTGGTTTTTTCTGCCAAGTTTATCCATTCATCAGAACCTGAAAATCCGCCAATCAAACTTGGTTTTAGAATAATATATTGAGGATTAATTTCTTTTAGCAAATCTTTTTTAGATTCGATATTCAAAACACCGATTAATTCTTCATCCAAAGCGATTGGAGTTGGGGTGGTTTTGCAAAGTTTTGCCATGGCATCCCAATTTCCAGCTTCTATTGGTTGTTCGATAGAATGAATATCCAGATCTGCTAATTCCTGCAAAACAACTTTAGCTTGTTCCGGAGAAAAAGCGCCGTTGGCATCTACACGAAGTTCGATTTTATCTTTTGGGAATTTTTGTCTAATGGATTTTAATATTTCTTTTTCAGAATCCCAATCAGTTCCGATTTTTAGTTTGATGCAGGTAAAATTATTTTCCAACTTTTCCTCGATCTGAGATTGCATAAAATCCGAATTTCCCATCCAAATCAATCCGTTAATTTTAATTGAATCTTTTCCATCTGTAAAATCACTCGGAAAATACAAATCTCCTTGATATTCAAGATTAAGCAAAGCCTGTTCGATTCCGAAAATAATAGAAGGATGATTGATTAATTCTTCCTGCAATTCTTCCAGTTTGAGATTGATATTACGGCAAGCCCATTCCAAAGCATCTTCATAATCATCATCGTCATCAAAACTCAATCCTCGGAAAAGAGAACACTCACCGATTCCTTTTTTGTCATCTTCAAAAATTTCTATGAAATAAGTTTCTTTCGTGTTCAGAACACCTCGCGAAGTTCCGCTAGGTTGTTTGAAATTGAGAATATATTGATGGAATTTTGCAGTCTTCATTTTACAAAAATAAGAAAAGACCGACGAAATCGGTCTTTAGTATGGATTAAGATTGAAAATTAATCTTTGTGATTAACAGCTTTTGTCATAAATTCTTCAGCCTTAGTTACCATCGCTGCGCTACCACAGAAAAACGGAACACGTTGATGAAGTTCTGTTGGCTCGATTTCCATAATTCTTTTGAAACCGTCGCTGCATTTTCCGCCGGCTTGTTCTGCCAAAAACGCCATCGGATTACATTCATAAAGCAATCTCAATTTCCCATTTGGCGATTGTGAAGTGGAAGGGTAGATGTAGATGCCGCCTTTCAGCATATTTCTGTGAAAGTCAGAGACCAAAGATCCGATATATCTGGATGTGTAAGGTCTGTCGCCTTCTTCTTCCTGGCAATATTTAATGTAGTCTTTTACACCCTGAGGAAACTTGATATAATTTCCTTCATTGATAGAGTAGATTTTCCCTGAAGTTGGGAATTTGATATTTTTATGAGACAAGTAATAGGTTCCGATAGAAGGATCAAGTGTGAATCCATTGACGCCGTTTCCTGTGGTATAAACAATCATAGTAGATGAACCGTAAACAATATAACCAGCAGCTACTTGATTAACGCCTTTTTGTAAAAAATCTCTAAGTTCAACAGGAGTTCCTGGATTGGTAACTCTTCTGTAGATGGAAAAAATTGTTCCGACGGAAACATTCACATCAATGTTGGAAGAACCGTCCAAAGGATCAATCAAAACAACATATTTACTAAGATGTGCATTTTCTGTGCATTTGATTTCGATAAAATCATCACTTTCTTCGGAAGCAATTCCGCAAACAACTTCTCTCTGAGACAATGCAGCGATGAAAATATCATTCGCCAAAACATCCAGTTTTTGCTGGTCTTCACCTTGTATATTTTGATTGCCTACATTTCCAATAATGTCAGCAATTCCGGCTTTGTTAACTTCTCTGTTGACAACTTTTGATGCAATTCTGATGGAACTGATGAGACGGGAAAGTTCCCCTGTAGAATATTTGAAATCATCCTGTTTTTCAATGATAAATTCTCCTAAAGTCTGTAAAGCCTGTTGTGACATATTGGGTTAATTTGATTTTCTACAAAACTAATTTTTTTTTCAAAGAAATAAAACAAAATTTATCAATTTTTGATGATACTTATCATAAAATCATTAATATGGTTTCATTATCTCAATTTGAAGCATTAGGAAAAAAATAACTGATTTTTATATTTCGTTCATTATTAATATTTTTGAAGGTTAATAATCAATTAACGACTTCTTAATTCTTAATAAAAAAGTTTAACGGTAAAAAATCTAATGAAAGTTTACAAATTTGGTGGTGCGTCTGTAAAAGATGCTGAAGGTGTGAAAAATGTAGCCTTGGTTCTTGAAACGCAAGGGTTTGAAAAATGTTTAATCGTGGTTTCCGCAATGGGAAAAACAACGAATGCTTTGGAAAAAGTAGTCGAATATTATTTCAAGAAACAGGATTATCAAGCAGAAATTGAATTAATCAAGAAAAATCACATCGATATTGCCAAGGGTTTATTTTCAGAAGGTCACGCTGTTTTTGGGGAGATATCATTATTTTTTGATGATATTGATTCTTTTTTAAGAAGAAACAAATCGCCGAATTACAACTTCGTTTACGATCAGGTTGTGAGTTGTGGAGAGATGATTTCGTCTAAGATTTTGAGTGAGTATCTTAATGATATTCAGTTTTTCAATCATTGGTTAGATGCGAGAGATTACATCAAAACAGATACAAATTACAGAGAAGGTATTGTAAACTGGCAGGAAACGGAACAAAATATTTCTAAACTGGATAAAATCAATTGTTATGTTACTCAGGGATTCATTGGTTCTGAAAATAATAATTTTACAGTGACACTAGGTCGTGAAGGTTCAGATTATACAGCGGCGATTTTCGCTTATTGTCTGAATGCTGATGAAATGACAATCTGGAAAGATGTTCCAGGTGTGATGACTGGTGATCCGAGAAAATTTGAAAATGTAGAATTGTTATCACATATTTCTTATGAAGAAGCGATTGAGATGGCTTATTACGGAGCTTCTGTTATTCACCCAAAAACACTTCAGCCACTTAAACAAAAGAATATTCCGTTTTTTGTAAAATCCTTTGTAGAACCTAAAGAACCAGGAACTAAAGTGGGAAATTCTGCAGAGAATGAATTGATAGAAAGTTATATCCTTAAAGAAAATCAAACATTGCTGAATGTAGAAACACGAGATTTCTCTTTCATAGCCGAGGATCACATCAGTTTAATTTTTACGCTTCTGGCAAAATATAAAATTAAAGTTTCTTTGATGCAGAATTCAGCAATTTCCTTAGCTTTATGTTTGGAAGACAAATTTGGAACTGCGAATGATTTTAATGAAGAATTACAACAAAACTTCATTACCCAAATGACAAAAAACGTATCTTTATTCACGGTCAGAAATGCCGAATTGGATAAGTTGGAAAAATTCTACAAAGACAAAAAAGTATTGCTGGAGCAGATTTCCAAAAAAACCTTCCAAATGGTAACCATGTAAAAACACTATGAGTTTAATTTCAAAAGAGGATTTGATAAAAGCCGCTGGACTCGATAAAATTGGTTTTCTCAAGAGACCGGTTGCCTCGGCGATTATGAATCTTACTAAAATAAATGAAGTCAATAATCTTTACAATAAACTGATTAATACCCAAGGTGTGCAGTTCTTTGATGAGTTTATCAGAGAGCAGGAACTCAGTTATATTGTTTTCGAAGAAGATTTGGCAAAAGTTCCCAAAACAGGACCTTTCATTATTGTTTCCAATCATCCGTTGGGCGCATTAGACGGGATTTTGATGTGTAAAATTCTGTTACGTGTTCGTCCGGATTTCAAGGTTATGGGGAATTTTCTTTTATCGAAAATTAAACCAATGGAACCTTTCGTCATCTCAGTCAATCCTTTTGAAGGGAGAAAAGATGCTTATAATAGTTCTTCCGGGATGCGAGAAACCTTCAAACATTTGCAAGAAGGCGGATGTATCGGTATTTTTCCGGCTGGCGAAGTTTCTAACAAGAATAACGAATATGGCGAAGTTCTGGATAGACCGTGGGGAAAAACTGCACTAAAGATTATCAAAAAAGCAAAAGTTCCGGTAATCCCGATGTATTTCCACGCGACCAACAGTAAAATGTTTTATAATGTTTCCAAGTTGCATCCGGATTTGCAAACCTTAATGCTACCAACCGAAATGATGCGAAAAAGAGATAAACCAATCAGAATAAGAATTGGAAAGCCAATCTCTGTGAAGCAAATGGAAGAAGAAGAAACTCTGGAAGAGTTGGGCGACTATCTTTACAATAAAGTTTATATGCTGAAGTCTTATTATGAAAGACGAAAAAGCATAACCGAGAAATTAAAGCTGCCTAATATGGCGCTTAAAAATCCGCTTCAGAAACAAAATAATATTGTACAGAATATCATAGACGAAACACCTGTTGAAGATATTGTTAATGAAATAGAAAAGCTAAAAGTTCCTGAAAATAAGAAACTTTTTTCTCACGGTGATTATGATGTTTTCTTTACAAAATCAGAAGAAATTCCTTCTATTATGAGGGAAATTGGAAGACAGAGAGAACTGACTTTCCGAGCGATTGGAGAGGGGACTAATCTTCCTTTTGATTTGGATGAATATGATAACCACTATCATCATCTTTTTCTTTGGGATAATGCGGGCAAAAAGTTGGTTGGCGCCTACAGAATGGCTCTGGGTTCTGAGGTGATGAAGAAATTTGGGATTGATGGATTCTACACAAGCTCACTTTTTGAATATGATCCGGAATTACAGCCATTTTTCCGAAAAGTGATAGAAATGGGTAGAGCTTATATTTCTATAGAATATCAGCAAAAACCATTTCCGTTATTCTTGCTTTGGCGCGGAATTGTTCATGTTTGTCTAAGAAATCCTGAACACAAATTCCTAATGGGAGGCGTAAGTATTAGTAATAAGTTCTCAGAATTCTCGAAATCGTTGATGATAGAATTTATGCGCTCTCATTATTATGATTCTGCTGTAGCACAATATATCCATCCGAAGAATGAATTCAAGGTTGTGATGAAAGAGCGAGACAAAGCTTTGTTCTTTGAAGATATGGACGCCGATCTTAATAAATTGGATAAGATTATTGATGATCTTGAACCAGAGTTGAGATTGCCAGTTTTGATTAAAAAGTACATCAAGCAAAATGCAAAAATGATTGCTTTTAACGTGGATCCAAACTTCAATGATGCGATTGATGGATTGATGTATATTAGGATTAGTGATCTTCCTGAAGATACTATAAAGCCCGTTTTAGAGGAATTAAGTGATTTTTTCAAAGCGCAAACTGAAAAAAAATCTTCTGATAATCAATGATTTTAAATAAATGTGTGAAGAAATTCTAATATAATTTGCATTATAAGAATAAAGAATATACTTTTGCACCACTCAAAACAAAACGAGTGATGG encodes:
- the groL gene encoding chaperonin GroEL (60 kDa chaperone family; promotes refolding of misfolded polypeptides especially under stressful conditions; forms two stacked rings of heptamers to form a barrel-shaped 14mer; ends can be capped by GroES; misfolded proteins enter the barrel where they are refolded when GroES binds), with the protein product MAKEIKFDIESRDALKRGVDALANAVKVTLGPKGRNVVIEKSFGAPHVTKDGVSVAKEIELEDRVENMGAQMVKEVASKTNDIAGDGTTTATVLAQAIVREGLKNVAAGANPMDLKRGIDKAVSAVVENLKSQSQAVGDSTDKIKQVASVSANNDETIGSLIAEAFGKVGKEGVITVEEAKGIDTTVDVVEGMQFDRGFQSPYFVTNPEKMVAELDNPYILLVEKKISSMKELLPVLEPVAQGGKSLLIISEEVEGEALATLVVNKLRGSLKIAAVKAPGFGDRRKAMLEDIAILTGGTVISEERGFTMENVTIEMLGTAEKVVIDKDNTTIVNGGGDEAQIKGRVSQIKAQMETTTSDYDKEKLQERLAKLAGGVAVLYVGAASEVEMKEKKDRVDDALHATRAAVEEGIVAGGGVALVRAVSALNFQGDNADETTGIKIVKRAIEEPLRQIVANAGGEGSVIVAKVAEGTADFGYNAKTDEYVNMLEAGIIDPTKVTRVALENAASVSGMLLTTECVITEVKKDEPAMPMGGGMPGMM
- a CDS encoding M48 family metallopeptidase produces the protein MFVQVSSDFKRKTTSAIIAIILFIIVYILLFLSAITLTIGCIATGLWLISIKPMFFTVMIGIGLASLGILISYFLIKFLFKKHITDRSDLTEITRNDEPQLFQMIDEIVKEAGTDFPKKVYLAYDVNASVFYDSSFWSMFLPIKKNLIIGIGLVNACTKQELKAILAHEFGHFSQRSMKVGSYVYNVNQIIFNLVNEDESYRNTVQGWANASGYFALFAELAIKITQAIQWILRKMYSFVNIRHMALSREMEFHADEVAANIAGSIALEESLLRLDLAGNSYSSVIDFYNSKIEESQTSKNIYKEQNFVMNFLAKESELELKYDLPVVKISEAGLFNKSKLVIENQWASHPSTEDRVAKLQQLNIIKNSDNSSARTLFKNIDLTEEKLTSKIFSNVQYEKPKSKLDLNTFKNEFEKSYNKDTFDKIFNNYYDNKNPNQFDLNSSTPSENVSNFDDLFSKEKVELVYTLIALENDKNTISSIADKSFDIKTFDYDGRKYKAKEAKILIPKLDEQIKNLQEEITQNDINIYNYFLKLAKDKNQEFELIQSFSEYYDYNKNYGDKFSFFAELSKALDFVSTTTPFERITRNFLKLKPLETKLKQELQEIIQNPLLKEEISEQNRKDLEYYINNDLIYFNQNEYLNTNLQHLFFAVNSYHFYIARKFFLLKKDLLQKMASLKQS
- the groES gene encoding co-chaperone GroES, with translation MSVNFKPLADRVLVEPTPAETKTASGLIIPDTAKEKPQEGTVVAVGLGKKDEPTTVKVGDKVLYGKYSGTELKFEGKDYLIVKEGDLLGIIG
- the fbp gene encoding class 1 fructose-bisphosphatase, with translation MSQQALQTLGEFIIEKQDDFKYSTGELSRLISSIRIASKVVNREVNKAGIADIIGNVGNQNIQGEDQQKLDVLANDIFIAALSQREVVCGIASEESDDFIEIKCTENAHLSKYVVLIDPLDGSSNIDVNVSVGTIFSIYRRVTNPGTPVELRDFLQKGVNQVAAGYIVYGSSTMIVYTTGNGVNGFTLDPSIGTYYLSHKNIKFPTSGKIYSINEGNYIKFPQGVKDYIKYCQEEEGDRPYTSRYIGSLVSDFHRNMLKGGIYIYPSTSQSPNGKLRLLYECNPMAFLAEQAGGKCSDGFKRIMEIEPTELHQRVPFFCGSAAMVTKAEEFMTKAVNHKD
- a CDS encoding lysophospholipid acyltransferase family protein, which gives rise to MSLISKEDLIKAAGLDKIGFLKRPVASAIMNLTKINEVNNLYNKLINTQGVQFFDEFIREQELSYIVFEEDLAKVPKTGPFIIVSNHPLGALDGILMCKILLRVRPDFKVMGNFLLSKIKPMEPFVISVNPFEGRKDAYNSSSGMRETFKHLQEGGCIGIFPAGEVSNKNNEYGEVLDRPWGKTALKIIKKAKVPVIPMYFHATNSKMFYNVSKLHPDLQTLMLPTEMMRKRDKPIRIRIGKPISVKQMEEEETLEELGDYLYNKVYMLKSYYERRKSITEKLKLPNMALKNPLQKQNNIVQNIIDETPVEDIVNEIEKLKVPENKKLFSHGDYDVFFTKSEEIPSIMREIGRQRELTFRAIGEGTNLPFDLDEYDNHYHHLFLWDNAGKKLVGAYRMALGSEVMKKFGIDGFYTSSLFEYDPELQPFFRKVIEMGRAYISIEYQQKPFPLFLLWRGIVHVCLRNPEHKFLMGGVSISNKFSEFSKSLMIEFMRSHYYDSAVAQYIHPKNEFKVVMKERDKALFFEDMDADLNKLDKIIDDLEPELRLPVLIKKYIKQNAKMIAFNVDPNFNDAIDGLMYIRISDLPEDTIKPVLEELSDFFKAQTEKKSSDNQ
- a CDS encoding o-succinylbenzoate synthase, whose product is MKTAKFHQYILNFKQPSGTSRGVLNTKETYFIEIFEDDKKGIGECSLFRGLSFDDDDDYEDALEWACRNINLKLEELQEELINHPSIIFGIEQALLNLEYQGDLYFPSDFTDGKDSIKINGLIWMGNSDFMQSQIEEKLENNFTCIKLKIGTDWDSEKEILKSIRQKFPKDKIELRVDANGAFSPEQAKVVLQELADLDIHSIEQPIEAGNWDAMAKLCKTTPTPIALDEELIGVLNIESKKDLLKEINPQYIILKPSLIGGFSGSDEWINLAEKTNIGWWITSALESNIGLNAIAQYTYTKKNPMPQGLGTGSLFTNNFETPLFLEGENLWFGN
- a CDS encoding aspartate kinase; translated protein: MKVYKFGGASVKDAEGVKNVALVLETQGFEKCLIVVSAMGKTTNALEKVVEYYFKKQDYQAEIELIKKNHIDIAKGLFSEGHAVFGEISLFFDDIDSFLRRNKSPNYNFVYDQVVSCGEMISSKILSEYLNDIQFFNHWLDARDYIKTDTNYREGIVNWQETEQNISKLDKINCYVTQGFIGSENNNFTVTLGREGSDYTAAIFAYCLNADEMTIWKDVPGVMTGDPRKFENVELLSHISYEEAIEMAYYGASVIHPKTLQPLKQKNIPFFVKSFVEPKEPGTKVGNSAENELIESYILKENQTLLNVETRDFSFIAEDHISLIFTLLAKYKIKVSLMQNSAISLALCLEDKFGTANDFNEELQQNFITQMTKNVSLFTVRNAELDKLEKFYKDKKVLLEQISKKTFQMVTM